From the genome of uncultured Cohaesibacter sp., one region includes:
- a CDS encoding M48 family metalloprotease translates to MKGIARSTTHSLLAAVVALVPMLHALDANAQGRKLRLVRDAETEELIRDYARPILKAAGLNPGNIRIHLINDSRTNAFVIDGKRIFINTGTLISAKTPNEVIGILAHETGHIAGGHLVRLRQAVENAQTLAVIGMLLGAGAVAAGAAAGNGNAATIGGSIVTAAPGIAQRSFLNYARTEEIAADRAAIKYLNQTGQSAKGMLTTFQRFADQDLFADRYADPYVRSHPLPRERISQIERLAKSSPNFDKKDSASLQFRHDMVRAKLSGFTLRGDRVMRTYKGKDLPSVYAQAVAVYRLGSHKKALRMVDSLIKASPDYPYFWELKGQILLETGSADQAIAPLNKAVSMRPDEGLLRVMLGQALLSSKSNRNYQAAITNLSRGLQHDPDQAIGYRLLAQAYDQTGQRAKAEMATANGYFAQGDIGAAKAMATRAQSKLKRGSPEWLQAEDIISYKPPRI, encoded by the coding sequence GTGAAGGGCATTGCCCGCAGCACCACACACAGCCTGTTGGCGGCGGTGGTCGCGCTGGTGCCGATGCTTCACGCGCTCGACGCCAATGCGCAAGGGAGAAAGCTGCGCCTTGTTCGCGACGCCGAGACGGAAGAACTGATCCGCGATTATGCCCGCCCGATTCTCAAGGCCGCAGGGCTCAATCCCGGCAACATCCGCATCCATCTGATCAATGACAGTCGGACCAACGCCTTTGTGATTGATGGCAAGCGAATCTTCATCAACACCGGCACCCTGATCTCGGCGAAAACGCCCAATGAAGTGATTGGCATCCTCGCCCATGAAACCGGCCATATTGCCGGAGGGCATCTTGTGCGGTTGCGTCAGGCCGTGGAGAATGCGCAAACCCTCGCAGTCATCGGGATGCTACTGGGCGCAGGCGCCGTAGCGGCCGGTGCAGCCGCTGGGAATGGGAATGCCGCAACGATTGGCGGCAGCATCGTGACGGCGGCTCCGGGCATCGCCCAGCGGTCCTTCCTGAACTATGCCCGGACAGAAGAAATCGCAGCCGACCGTGCCGCCATTAAATACTTGAACCAAACAGGTCAGTCAGCCAAGGGCATGCTGACCACATTCCAGCGCTTTGCCGATCAGGACCTGTTCGCCGATCGCTATGCGGATCCCTATGTCCGCTCTCACCCCCTGCCCCGCGAACGCATTTCCCAGATCGAGCGACTGGCCAAAAGCAGCCCCAACTTCGACAAGAAGGACAGCGCCTCGCTGCAGTTTCGCCACGACATGGTGCGGGCCAAACTCTCTGGCTTCACCCTGCGTGGAGACCGTGTGATGCGCACCTATAAGGGCAAAGATCTGCCAAGCGTCTATGCACAGGCCGTCGCAGTATATCGCCTTGGCAGCCACAAGAAGGCCCTGCGAATGGTCGATTCCCTGATCAAGGCCAGCCCGGACTACCCATACTTCTGGGAACTGAAGGGCCAGATCCTGCTTGAAACGGGTTCGGCAGATCAGGCGATTGCCCCTCTCAACAAGGCCGTTTCCATGCGCCCCGACGAAGGTCTCTTGAGGGTGATGCTCGGTCAGGCGCTGTTGTCATCCAAGAGCAATCGCAATTATCAGGCAGCCATCACCAACCTCAGCCGAGGCCTCCAGCACGACCCTGATCAGGCAATCGGCTACAGATTGCTGGCACAGGCCTATGATCAGACAGGCCAACGCGCCAAGGCCGAGATGGCCACGGCCAACGGCTATTTCGCGCAAGGCGATATAGGAGCAGCAAAGGCCATGGCCACCCGGGCCCAGAGCAAGCTCAAGCGCGGCAGCCCGGAATGGTTGCAGGCCGAGGATATTATCTCCTACAAACCACCCCGCATCTGA